In the genome of Chlamydomonas reinhardtii strain CC-503 cw92 mt+ chromosome 6, whole genome shotgun sequence, one region contains:
- a CDS encoding ribosomal protein L36a has product MMMKVTQYKTGKASLYAQGKRRYDRKQSGYGGQTKPVFHKKAKTTKKIVLRMQCQECKQTCMKGLKRCKHFEIGGDKKKGN; this is encoded by the exons ATGATGATGAAGGTCACCCAGTACAAGACTGGCAAGGCCTCCCTCTACGCGCAGG GCAAGCGCCGCTACGACCGCAAGCAGTCGGGTTACGGTGGTCAGACCAAGCCCGTCTTCCACAAGAAG GCCAAGACCACCAAGAAGATCGTGCTGCGCATGCAGTGCCAAGAGTGCAAGCAGACCTGCATGAAGGGCCtgaag CGCTGCAAGCACTTCGAGATCGGTGGTGACAAGAAGAAGGGCAACTAA